From Drosophila yakuba strain Tai18E2 chromosome 2L, Prin_Dyak_Tai18E2_2.1, whole genome shotgun sequence, one genomic window encodes:
- the LOC6539140 gene encoding troponin C, with amino-acid sequence MSDELTKEQTALLRNAFNAFDPEKNGYINTAMVGTILSMLGHQLDDATLADIIAEVDEDGSGQIEFEEFTTLAARFLVEEDAEAMMAELKEAFRLYDKEGNGYITTGVLREILRELDDKLTNDDLDMMIEEIDSDGSGTVDFDEFMEVMTGGDD; translated from the exons GATGAATTGACTAAGGAGCAAACTGCAT tacTACGTAATGCATTTAATGCTTTTGACCCAGAAAAAAATGGATATATCAACACAGCCATGGTGGGTACGATACTTAGCATGTTGGGACATCAACTTGATGATGCAACTCTTGCTGACATTATCGCTGAAGTCGATGAGGATGGTTCAggtcaaattgaatttgaagaATTTACCACACTGGCCGCCCGCTTTCTTGTTGAAGAGGACGCCGAAGCCATGATGGCTGAATTAAAGGAAGCGTTTCGCCTTTACGACAAAGAAGGAAATGGATATATAACAACTGGTGTTCTTCGTGAAATTCTGCGCGAACTAGATGATAAATTGACAAATGACGATCTGGACATGATGATTGAGGAAATCGATTCCGATGGATCGGGTACTGTTGATTTTGATG aaTTTATGGAAGTAATGACTGGTGGCGATGATTAA